The following coding sequences are from one Synechococcus sp. UW179A window:
- a CDS encoding Crp/Fnr family transcriptional regulator: protein MTLSAYRFLPDAPVALMTMPRHQTVLIDPASAGQGSILEVHEGFCRVYCPCEETEGMTLAFLQAGDRLRTDRLCSEGICVEALTDLRLARSVSSDDEVGMDAVNEWTLQLLRIRHLGQAEQRLHALFALLVNRLGKRCSDCFQLPFRLTHDRLGELIGATRVTTTRQVSKWRNVDQMNCSGGEFTMNFSIDMISTAPLTHL from the coding sequence ATGACTCTCTCGGCTTACCGGTTTCTTCCCGATGCTCCAGTGGCATTGATGACGATGCCCCGTCACCAGACCGTGTTGATCGACCCGGCTTCTGCTGGCCAAGGCAGCATTCTTGAAGTCCATGAAGGCTTCTGCCGTGTGTATTGCCCCTGCGAGGAAACAGAGGGTATGACTCTGGCTTTCCTTCAGGCGGGCGACCGCCTGAGGACTGACCGCCTTTGCAGCGAAGGCATCTGCGTCGAAGCTCTCACTGATCTGCGCCTCGCCCGCAGTGTTTCATCTGACGATGAAGTCGGCATGGACGCAGTGAATGAGTGGACGTTGCAGCTTCTGCGCATCCGTCACCTCGGACAGGCTGAGCAGAGGCTTCACGCTCTCTTCGCGCTTCTCGTCAATCGTTTAGGCAAGCGATGCAGCGATTGCTTCCAGTTGCCATTCCGCCTGACGCATGATCGTCTTGGAGAGCTGATTGGAGCCACGCGCGTCACCACGACACGTCAGGTCTCCAAGTGGAGAAATGTTGATCAAATGAACTGTTCGGGTGGTGAATTCACCATGAACTTCTCGATCGACATGATCAGCACCGCACCTCTGACCCATCTCTGA
- a CDS encoding ferritin, translated as MLSDSSKHVQVQIGPSGRAMAESMDPALLEGFQAHFNMERQAHATYFGAAIWMAERELRGFSKHFNDEAKGEQEHAAKVADYLIARAQSPELQAIESPDQSWESVLDVMSTAFLTERDVTTSLQQLLMAAERVGDSRSAVFLEPMVEEQIKAEHEAAHLLGRTKFAAGQAAAVLIIDNELRDGVADPAQLQ; from the coding sequence ATGCTCTCTGATTCCTCAAAGCACGTTCAAGTGCAGATCGGCCCTTCGGGTCGAGCGATGGCGGAATCGATGGATCCAGCCTTGCTGGAGGGTTTTCAGGCGCATTTCAACATGGAGCGTCAAGCCCATGCGACCTATTTTGGCGCTGCCATCTGGATGGCTGAACGGGAATTGCGCGGGTTCTCCAAACACTTCAATGACGAAGCCAAAGGGGAACAGGAGCACGCAGCCAAGGTGGCTGACTATCTGATCGCCCGGGCCCAATCACCTGAGTTACAAGCTATCGAGTCTCCTGATCAATCCTGGGAATCAGTTCTCGACGTGATGAGTACCGCATTTCTGACTGAGCGGGATGTGACCACGTCACTCCAACAACTGCTGATGGCGGCTGAACGCGTCGGCGACTCACGTAGCGCAGTATTTCTCGAACCAATGGTGGAAGAACAAATCAAAGCCGAACATGAAGCAGCTCATCTGCTCGGTCGAACCAAGTTCGCAGCTGGACAGGCTGCTGCTGTGTTGATCATTGATAACGAACTGAGAGATGGTGTCGCAGACCCCGCCCAGCTTCAGTGA
- a CDS encoding helix-turn-helix domain-containing protein, with protein MAQDEKNQATLITSVITLKKSSQHRIITNEGENRSFQMNIIAGFIRLYCVNESKSNASESTLALIDAGTSSSFSWNNHRRLMIEALETSKVEFNPKGQPIETNHFLENWILDLYEIKQPADSLERLIKLLLLLARTRTNHHSAAGQTMITGLSHRRIGEIISSTRPTISRHLSWMQRQKLIDVDVATKTMRLNLLQLQAKQDELFAQPRPHLH; from the coding sequence ATGGCGCAGGACGAAAAAAACCAAGCGACTTTGATCACATCTGTCATCACACTAAAGAAATCAAGTCAACACAGAATTATTACAAACGAAGGCGAAAATAGAAGCTTTCAAATGAACATCATTGCTGGCTTTATTCGCCTTTACTGCGTTAATGAAAGCAAAAGCAATGCAAGCGAATCCACATTGGCATTGATCGATGCTGGAACAAGCAGCTCATTCTCTTGGAACAATCACCGTAGGCTGATGATTGAAGCGCTTGAAACATCCAAAGTTGAATTCAACCCGAAAGGTCAACCGATCGAGACCAACCATTTTCTTGAAAATTGGATTCTCGACCTCTACGAAATCAAGCAGCCCGCAGACAGTCTGGAACGATTGATCAAGCTGCTCTTGCTGCTCGCCAGAACAAGAACCAATCATCATTCCGCTGCTGGTCAAACCATGATTACGGGCCTGTCCCACCGACGCATCGGCGAAATCATCAGCAGCACAAGGCCCACAATCAGCAGACACCTGAGCTGGATGCAACGTCAAAAGCTCATCGACGTCGATGTCGCAACAAAAACGATGCGCCTAAACCTTCTGCAACTGCAAGCCAAACAGGATGAGCTCTTCGCTCAACCACGTCCGCATTTGCATTGA
- a CDS encoding dehydrogenase has product MRRIAWLLGGFALLALPVSGAGLMELLESMKPARPERSTLQLPSLPLTPGRGKNWVGDRMPKQGTSILVLAGHADSQRMYGSGTPGWAVGVAGAAPMQVGMTDELYWNLRTARAVVAEGKKQGLNISFYDPGVRTIRNVQDPRTNWSVGQQHASEGGYVVEIHYDAYSPHGIGAGIIPAVAFGFSVMDEALAKEFGAYPYDYRGMLGAPRRGVSMLEIGMLEGALERGLRDPRQRKLTLDRIAKRVVTALREGLEQGTSLRAVCAPTTGIAAYCR; this is encoded by the coding sequence ATGCGTCGCATCGCCTGGCTCCTAGGGGGCTTTGCTCTGCTTGCTCTGCCCGTGTCGGGTGCAGGTTTGATGGAACTGCTTGAGAGCATGAAACCGGCGCGACCCGAGCGGTCGACGTTGCAGCTTCCGTCGCTTCCGTTGACGCCAGGCCGCGGCAAAAACTGGGTTGGTGACCGCATGCCTAAGCAGGGAACGTCGATTCTGGTTCTGGCAGGTCATGCCGACTCACAGCGGATGTACGGATCTGGGACACCAGGCTGGGCGGTTGGTGTTGCTGGAGCCGCTCCGATGCAAGTGGGCATGACCGATGAGCTCTACTGGAACCTGCGTACAGCCAGGGCTGTGGTGGCTGAGGGTAAAAAGCAGGGTTTGAATATCAGTTTTTATGACCCCGGTGTGCGCACCATTCGCAACGTGCAAGATCCACGTACCAACTGGTCCGTCGGTCAACAACATGCGTCGGAGGGGGGCTACGTCGTGGAAATCCATTACGACGCCTACTCACCGCATGGCATCGGTGCAGGAATCATTCCCGCTGTCGCATTCGGATTTTCCGTGATGGATGAAGCCCTGGCCAAGGAATTCGGGGCTTACCCCTACGACTATCGCGGCATGTTGGGAGCCCCTCGCAGAGGTGTGTCGATGCTGGAAATTGGCATGCTTGAGGGAGCTCTCGAGCGGGGCCTGCGTGATCCAAGACAACGCAAGCTGACCTTGGACAGGATCGCTAAGCGCGTCGTTACCGCATTGCGTGAGGGTCTGGAACAAGGAACGTCCCTTAGGGCTGTTTGTGCACCGACAACAGGCATCGCGGCGTACTGCCGTTAA